The sequence gaactgggtctcagcgcagtctggcgcctttgtctccttcccagcagggccattcagtggcgcaggcaacagtccctcctctgcgcgccctcccgtgtgcgcctctggagccgccgctcctctgtgcctctgccccacaggccaaattcattcccccagcatgtgcctggcttcccagggtttcgcccggaactggggttcagtgcagtcggaactggggttcagcacggtccggagcccttgtctccttcccgctagggcagttcagtggcgcaggcaacagtccgtcctttgcgccccttcctgcgcgcgcctctggagctctgccttccgccgctcctctgtgcctgcgccccacagcccagattcattcccccagcctgcgcctggcttcccagggtttcgtccggaacggggttcagtgcagtcggagccggcgctcagcgcaatccggagcctttatctccttcctgccagtgaacgccggccaggccgtcagccgccccttcctctccggctccatcctccccgcaggcgcgcgtgctcgtgtctccgtccgtttctccatacctcaggcttttgcggctcccccgactgtccccgtggccttctccttctccccagctgtgggcatttcagtccgccagctttcctgtggttctggacgatgaccgttctgacctctagttgtatttttgaaattgttgtgcccggctgcgggttaggtgtttaacctatggcgccatcttggtttttcccctTCCTTAGAATCTTTAAAACCAAGTTCTTCTGAAACTAGAACTGGAGTTAAATTTAGGTCAGCATGGATTTCATAAAAGCAAAATCCTTTAAAGTTTGCATTAAAAATTCATGTGTCTAACTGAACAGCCTTGGTTGGGTGATgataataaatattacaaaaaagtTAATTTCCCTTTTCCAGGCTTTCTCAGAAGAAAGTTCTGCAGCTTCACCTCAAGCATATTGGAATATTTCAGCTCAGCTTGGCAACAAGCAGGACTGAGTATAATGATACTTAATCATCAGTTGATTGCATTTTGTCATAAATAAATACAAGTGTGTATAGCCATGCTTCAGGTCATTTCCTACTGATGTCACTTTGTCCTTGTCCTGGGGTTAATTTCATGGTCATAAAATCCACTGTGTTTTATTCTTACCCTTTATTATTTTATGCAACTCTGTTGAAAATAGATACTGTTttaatttaactcaaaatggctcctctctttctctacacTGTAAAGAAATCCTTTCAGTAGAACTAACTTTCAATAGCCTAATAAGTCTGTGTAAGCATGGCACAGGTACCATTGCCATTATTTATGGGGTTGTCCCATAGAATATTCTGTTCTTCATTATGTCTACAGAAGAAGACATAATAGGGCCCAAATGCTATGCTTGCTTTCACCATCCACATGGTCAGAATATATCACCCTAACACCCACAGGGAGTGTCGTGTCCTGTAAGGTgcagtgggaggaagggggtaAGCAGTATAACAAGTAGGTGACAGCACTAACTTTGAAATCAGACCCCCTTTTTAGGATGCATGATAGATGGTGAAAATCAGTCTACAAGACTCATCTCAAGAATGGGAGCAATAAACTGGGTATCATGAAGCTTAACAAACAATAGATATAATGCTCTTCGTATAGAATCTGGCATATGGTAAATGATTAATAAATGTTTCTATTGTTCAGCACATAGCAGATGatcagtaaatattggttgaattaGTGAGTggatgaacaaacaaatgaatgaatggataatcaGCCAGATAAATACCTGTTTTATGTTCTCGGTATATATTCCTCTCctctaaacttaaacttctgctTAAAAATGCAATAGATTGTGCATGGTGAGATCCAATAATGTTGGATAAAGTACATTTGCTGTCATTGTCTCATAGGAGAAAGAGCAATGACTTGGGCCAATTCCACATGCCCCTTGCTGGAAGAATTCCCAAACCAGTCTGCAGGTATCAGGTCTGCAGATGGAGGAAGAGGCTGAATCCTCACTAGGGGATCATTACTGACCGGATccagataaaatgaaaataaagtgccTGCTTGCAGTACCTCATTGGGCAGCAGATATAGTTTTGAGTTTACCCTTCCCTCATCCACGTCCAGAATCATTACCAGGTCCTCTTGGTCTGCCTTATACACATAAGGGTTACTGGTTTCAAGGCCCGAATGCCTGGTCTCTATACTCTTTACACTTCTAAACCTCCTCAGCTCCTTGCTCTTCTGATCTTCTACTCAGAAGTAGATCATTGCTCTTAGGGGCATCTAGGTGAAACTGAGACATGAAATAAGGGAGGACTCCCTGGACCCCAAGATCAAAAGCTCTTCAAGACTTCCTCCCAAGCGTCTTTCCTCTCCCAACCCTATCTTTCCCCAACTAAGAAGGTGACCAGAAAAGAGATGGCAGGCAAAGATCCTCAATGGTTCTCTGACTGGTTACAGAGTGAGACAGGTCCAAAAGCTCAGCTTTACATGCCAGAAAACCTTTGCACCAGAAATACTGGTCTCAGTTGAAGGCCCTGATACTTAAATTCTTCTGGAATTCCAGACTCCTTCTGTGGAAGGTTTCCTTAAACCTTGTATAGTGATCTTTTTAGACAAAGGAAATAGCTTTCCACTTACCTTTTTCCTCCAATTACTGTTCAGCTTTGGGGACATATTTCAGTTCACTTTTAATATTCTGGATCTCCGATAGGTTGACTGCAGGTCCTGGAAGTTTCTTTGCTCCTGGAATTGGCTTCTTTTCCTCATCCGAGGTGGGAGGAGCActctgaagaggaagaaaagcaagaagagagatTCAGCTTactgaaaaatacatttggtctctctggaatgaaaaaaattaaagcaagaaTAATGTCAGAGTGTAATTCTAGCAGAGTGACTTTGTCTTGTGCTGCTGAGACATCCTCAAAGATTCAAGAAGATCTCCTGAAGTTTGTAGAGGAATGTGGAATAAAGTTGGAAGAAGAAACAAGTAATTTCCAAGTGACTTAGAAAAACTAGAGTACTGTTTAGTGTCTGATTACTAATAAGAATGACCACTAGTTGGAAGTAATTATCTTTCCAAGGCAAGCATCTTACAAGATCAAATT comes from Eptesicus fuscus isolate TK198812 chromosome 1, DD_ASM_mEF_20220401, whole genome shotgun sequence and encodes:
- the SMPX gene encoding small muscular protein, whose product is MSKQPVSNVRAIQANINIPMGAFRPGAGQPPRRKESSPETEESAPPTSDEEKKPIPGAKKLPGPAVNLSEIQNIKSELKYVPKAEQ